The following is a genomic window from Dryobates pubescens isolate bDryPub1 chromosome 5, bDryPub1.pri, whole genome shotgun sequence.
TTAAAGAGAGAGCCTTCACTTGGAGCCATAAACCTTGGTCTAATTAGCTGGTGACTCACGTACCGAGTGAGTAATTTTTCCGCCACGTTGCACATGACTTCTCAGGATTGTTTTCCTAACTGTTACTTTGTCAAAGTGACCCTGGCCCACGGGGTCCCATGCCACACCCTTCGAGGAGCTGCCACCTTCCAGTAGGTCACCACACAGTTAAGTTATGGAACACATCAGCCGAAGGGACAGCCTGCATACCTACAGCTTTCTTCTCCGACAGCAGAAATGGACCAGTCCAGGGAAGGACACCAACGGAACAGGAGGGCACAGGGGATGATTTCAGCAGAGGCAAAACAGAaggccagtgctgagcagctgtgacaacaggcaaagcaggagcaggctcTCCAGCCACGGCTTCTTCAAAgcaaagaagctgctgctttgacACCACTGATGAGCACGAACCACTGCTACACAGGAAACTCCACTGCACACCTTCCAGGAATTCTAACACAATTATATGCAGCGTGGCAGGGCAGATGGGTAAGATGGGATGCAGAGAACAATGCTGAGTGGTGAAGGATACCAAGGTGACAGGCTGAGAACTCTTCCAGCATGCAGAGAGGATCAAAGAGGAGTTTACAAACTCTTCCCCAGACAAACAGAAGGACTTGATTCTCAAAGCACTGAACACAGCTCCTGATCAAACCCTCCTTTTTCAGATGAGGTCAACTCAGGACTTTTTCTGGTCATCTCTCCACAGATGCTCCCTCCCAAGCCCACTGGGTCTTACATGCTTGGATGGCAGGTTATGGATACACATTCATGATTTCTACTCGATATATGAATCCAGGACTCTTCTCTCTTTTACAAGATCATCAGAATGAGCACTGTCCCTCCCCACCTGTGCTGTTTCTTGCTGACTCCACTGGTCTCCCATTCAACCCTACACTTCTACATATCTGTTGTTCTCACTTCTCCCATCAGGAGTTTGCCAAGTTCTggtatttctttctctctccaaaAGGCCTGTCTTGTCCTTCTAGTCAAAATGTACTTCCCACATTCCTGTTCAAATGGAAATCAAACCACCATCTTGACCTCTCAACTTCTCTAGTACATCACTAGAACTATCTCCCATGCCTGGTACTCTGCTATAACCTCCTGGAACCTTCTGATTTGCAGATCAGTTTTGTAAAATGTTTGAATACTCCATCCAGCTTTCCTCCTTGTTCTTTATAATTACACACCTGACAATGCTTAAATGTTGTTAAAACACCACTTCGAGAAGCTGCACTGCAACCAATTTGTATCTACATCTCCATATATAAAATAGGACACAACTATAGGCTTACTAGGTCTTTGTGGTGCAGTTTTATGTACATACACTCATTCATAAACACCCAGAGACAAGCATTTAACATACCACAGCCCTCCGGGGAAGTGTGACACAGTTAACTGTTCAGCATTACTATGAGCTGTCAACACTTGGTTGCCTACATTCGTGCAATGGCTAAAATCAAATCTCATGCTCTAAGGCTTCAGCTGGGCAACGGGAAGAGAAGTGATCTTTTTCCTCCTGTAGGCATGCAAGTGTATGCAGGTATATGCATGCACATATGTATACACGTTATGTACATAAAGCTGCGTGTGCTTGCTATTTAAACGGAAGATGTAGCCAGAGGCAGCAAAGGACAGAAACCAGCTGGCCAAGTGCAGCCCCGGTGTTGATTTACGCAGCTGGATCTGGCTATTAGACTGCAAGCCCACCGCCGGCACAGGTTACCACCCTTTGCATCCATTCAACGACTGCTTTGAAAATGGAGCACAGGAATTAAATACGGAAGTAGACAGCGGCTTATTCGCCGTTTCTGCACCGGGCCGGCCCCAGCTGGTTAGGATCTCTGCAGCGGCAGGGGTGTGACGCGAAGCGAGTCGCGGCGGCCAGCAGAGCCCCTCCGAACGCTTCAGCCCAGCGAGAAGCGAGGATAGCGGAGCCCGAGAATGGCGGGTTTCGGAAGCTTTTCCCGCCGGTCACCTCTGCACGGCACCGCAGCCGAACCAACTGCCGCTTCTCCGGGCCCGGGCGGGGCGGCAGCAGGGTAGCGGCATACGAGCCGGTGGCGCCGAGCTCGGGAAGGGACAGCTCGGCGCTCACCCTTAGCCCCTCCCGGATGGTAGGGGCGGGGGGCAGCCCCGCCGCCGGTGccgcccctccctgccctctcccctgcGGGGCGGCGGTGCCTCGCGCCGAGGAAgcgggcaggagggggagggggaaaaaaaagagggggacgTGTCCCGGTGCCCTTGGCGCCGCCGTCCCCGCTCGCCCAACCGCCGCCCAGCCGCCCTCCTCGCCTCCCTCCCCGCAGCCGGTGCCCGCGGCGGGCAGTACCTGCCGGAGGGCACGCAGCGAGCGGCCCAGCGCCCGGCCCAGGCAGCGGGAccgccacagcagcagcatcgcggcggcagcggcggcggtggcggcagCGGCGGGAGGAGCCGGAGGGCGGACACCGGAAGCAGGCCCGGCGCGAGCCGGAAGTGCGCAGGGCTGGACCAAGGGCTCCGGAACGGGGGGAGCGAGACGTAAACGGGCGGCACCACTGCGAGCGGGAGCGGGGAAAGGCGTGGGGACGAGGTTGGGGCAGGGAGTGGTAGCTCGGGAACGTCCTGTTGAGCCATACGTAAGGTGTGTGCCAAGGCCCCGCGTGGGGCTGGGTGGCCGGCAGGCCGTTTGGTTATGCCTCGTGTCCTTCTCGTCTGTAGCTTTCCGCAGCCCTAGCTGCCCACGTGCGGCACGGCCCCGGCACAAGCGGCCGCCAGGGGCTCTCACCTTACCTGTTACGGAGCCTGGGAGTTATGTGACCTACCGCTCTCGGTACGTGAATGGCCCTGTGTGTTACCAAAGGGTGCCATCACACGATGCTCTTCGATGAAGCAGCTCTGGATTGCTGTACCAGTGGTCTTCTTGCTCACCTTGACGAATCATGGGGTCAGCCTTGTGGATGCTGCAGGTGTTAGCCAGTTGCATGGTTAGAAACAGGCCAGGAGGTCGTCTCACCGTGGCAAAAAGGGCAAATGAGTCCACGATTAAGCCCTGCCTTGTCAGATGTGGTCTGTGTGTGGCAAATGTTAGCCCTCCCCTCGCCCCCTccccgtccccccccccccccaattagcTTCTGTTTTCTGCCTGCTTCCAGGTAGGCAACCGTTGGAAGAAACCCAAGGAACTCATTTGCAGAATCTGAGAATTAGCTTGGGATAGTcatggaaagctgcctggcagccaggcatcTCTCAGGGAGCCAAGTCCTTAATTTAGCCATTGCTTAATAATGTATGAGTGGTAAACCTTCCTAATAAAAATTTGCAACAGACATCCTTGGGATCATTTTCAAAGAAAAGGAGTTGAATAAAAACAGCAGACAGCCTCTGAGGCTTTGAGAATGAGTGAACTGCTTTAATAAAAGCCAACTGAGCCAGAAAGGTTCTCTGCTAGAGATTTCTCTGCAACGACTCTCAAAGGCTAGTATTTTGGATGAGACCACCTGATGTCAACCACTTTTAACCACAGCCTCCTTCCTACCATTGAACAACCAGACATCACCATGTTCAGTAAGTGTGTGGAGGCAAAGCAGATGAAGCCCCAGGAGTGGCATGCATACCTAGCCCATCCACCTTCACAACTCCTGCATGAAGTGTCTCACAACCATGCATGCCTCTGGGGCAAGTAGATttgccctggagctggggtCCAGGCACGCTCAGATGagagtgctgctggctctgctggcacctgTGGTAAGCAAAGGACATGctgttgctgcttttcttgTGCTCTTCCATTTCCTGGCCATTTTCTACACCTCAGACTTCCCAGGCCATCTGAAGTGTCCAGTGTCCCCGTGGTGGGGCATGGTGGAAATGCCTGGGTGCTTTCtatggcagctgggcagcatctGGAACTCTGAGCCAGCTCCTTCTTTGTGACACTGCTTGCCTGTAGCCTGGTGTGTATTTGCATCATCTCACCAATGGTTCACCATCCTAGGTCCCAGATGGGGTTTTCAGGCCGGATTGTAGGGAAGAATTGCTCACCCAGCCCTCTTCCCACATAAACagccagcagcttggcagcagcCTTTGCCTGTCCGACCCCAGAAGCCATAAGCCTGGGAGACAGCCAAGCCGCGGGGAAGGTGGTTGGACCCTAGTGCTGGACGTGACCTCCTGGATGTCCATCTGCATATTCAGAAGTTGTTCCCAGCCGGttggctgcctccagcctccccactcCCTCTTTAAAGGACCTGAGCGCAGCAGGAGGATGTGCTGGCACTGCCTCCGCAGCACCCGGCGCCCCCGGACGCCTGCCCTCAGGGCACTGCGCTCCCTGCGCCCCTGGAACCAAGgtgagggagggggtgggggtggagagaGGTGCGAGCAGCTGGGGTCAGGGACCGCTTGCTGAGCACAGACGGGTGCGGTGGCTGGGGTGAGCTGGGCGAGGGTTTTTCAGTGCTGGAAGGGTGGCAGGCTGCTCCGTGCGTGGCTCTCCCACCGAGGAGCACTTGGAGAGCCCCCCTGGGGTGGCTCCCATTTCGGAGAGGACACGCTTGCCTGCTTTTCTGAGcatcttcatttcatttctgtcTTTTGCCTCAGGTAAGAGGAGCCTCGTCTGCTTTTTAGTGTTTTGGAAGGTGGTACTGGTGAAGGCTGGTAGTAAGAGTAGGAGTCAAAGCACACACTTGCTAACTCAGCAGGGAAAGGGCTGCACCAGCACCAGCGCTTTGCTCGGGATAACAtcttccagttctgcagccctggggcagctgctggggggagctgaGAGCACTCGTGATGAACTGCCGTGGCCTGGGACTGCAGgttctgctcccagcctccaaATCTGTGTCAGAAAGATGGTGATGCTGGAAGCTTTAAGCAAGGGGACGACTTCTTGCCAGCTCTGAGTTGATCTGCTTATGAGGGTTTGTGGGGCTGGGAAGCCTCAGCTCAGGGTATGGGTAAACTCCCTGACCCTGTTGTGGAAAACACAGAGGAGGGTGAGAAATTGTGACCAAAGGCCAAAAGAAGGTGTCTGTAACAAACCAAGTGACGTAGCCAGACGAGCTGTCTCATGCCCATGGTGAGTGTAAAGGCTGTATGAAGTCTATGACTGCATTGCATTTGCTGTGTATCTTTGTGGGAAGAAGCTGAGAGGCTAAGAGGTGGCCCCAGGTGATGGTGAAGCTTGTTCCACAAGAGTGATGGCAGCACCTTGGGCCTCATGCTGGCCACAGGTAAAGTAAGCAgttggtaaggggtttggacagcaagccctatgaggagaggctgagggagctggggttgcttagcctggagaagagaaggctcaggggagaccttattgccatctacatctacctgaagggaggttgtagacaggtgggggttggtctcttctctcaggcaaccagcaccagaacaagagcacacagtctcaagctgtgccaagggtggcttaggctggatgttaggaagaaaatcttcacagaaagagagattggccattggaatgggctgcccagggaggtggtggagtcaccatcactggaagtgtttaagaagagactggatgaggcacttagtgccatggtttagttgattagatggtgttgggtaacaggttagacttgatgatcacgaaggtcttttccaacctggttaattctgtactctgtatTAATGCCCCTGTGACAGACTGTTACTGAAATTAAACCCTAATGGTTGGGAAGGTTGGGGTAATAGCATGGGAGAGCAACAAGTGATGTTGAACAACTCAGAAAATACTTGGGTTTTttgaggagcagagctctgtgaaAGGTAGAACTCTCCCAGATAGATACCTGCATGGAATGTTCAAAGAAAAGCAACCTGCTGAAAAATGAGTGAGAAGAATCCCATTTTCTACATGGCTCGTTAGCCTGGGGTCTTGCCATGGAGCAGACAGTCACAGGGACAGGAGGCTGATGGGGCTGAAAATGATCAGACCTTTCTGGATACAGCAAAAGAATCTCAGACACTTTAAAGCTGCCTGGAAAAGACATAAACTGTCCTACTCAAAGGATGTGAAGCTACTGCTAATCAATGTGGATGAGGAAGAAGCATCCCCCGGGGCGGTGGATATGAGCTTTTGCACCTTCTTTTACAAAGCTGTCCAAACCAGTGAATGAGTGGAAGGGGGTGGGTCCCTGCCTGGAGTCAACGTGACAATTTTAAGTCCAGGGCTGCTGGTTCAGTGGTTTTTCTCTTCGCCAGTAATCCCCATCCCTTTTATTCGCTGTTTTGCCAGGCGCTTaggagccctctgctgtgtcagCCTGAACATCTCAGTGTGTCCCGCTCGCAGCAGGTTACATCACACTTTCACCCTCACTGTGCCCCTTTCCATCAGCCTGTTTGTGCCatctcagccctccagcactgctgcccatcGTCTTGCCCCCAGGCCTGTGctggcaggtgctggctggATGCTGGCAGAAGCGCACAGCAGCCATACCCTGCCCTAGCTGCTACATGCTGTGAATGCCTTTGTCAGGGATGCAGCTGCCATCCCCATGCTCTGCCAACACCTGGGAGCACCCAAACCCACCTTTACCCAGGCATTCATGGCAGAAGGTTCCATCCATtgctcaccacccttgtacctGAGTCCACCAGGCCAGAGGGGAGGTACCCCAATGCCTCTGGTGCAGGTGCAGCTGGTAGTGTGGGAAGTCTGCACAGCTAGGCACATCCAGAGCCCTCACTGTGTGAAATGTACTCCTGGCAGGATGGATGCCCAGCTGGTAGGTGGGATCTGTGATAGTGTCCAGAGTGTTGCTGTTGTCATGCAACACCTGACAGCCTGATCACGAGTTTTGCTGTGTCTGAAGGTTTCTGCCTGGGTCATTTCCTGCTGGAACAGACTTTGCAGAGGAGCTGGTCTCCTTGTTTGAGTTAGAGTAGAACTggttctgttcagtgattttacttttcagctcagtctcttctcagtaaCTGCAGTTTCTGCAGTTAATGGCACATTTCTGCAGACAGAGTCTGCTTCGAGTAGTGACAGTGCTTGGTGTTTACAGTTACTACCAAGGACTGGTATGCAGAAAGGCACTTGCTTATACTTGCTCCTATggagaccaaggtcactgctaaatcttgtgtgcCACGTTGGGGATGCAGAAATTAAAAGGCTGCACCTgtggggagaagcagagagagcagaTGACCCTAAACTGCCCAACTAGGTGTTCCCATTCCACATACGTCATAGTCAGtacaaagctgagggatcatgaGGGTCAAGCTCTCTTCTTTCATGTCTGGTGCCTGAGGAGTTCTCCTGTCCATTTTGTCTTTGATCCCAATCTGTGCATTCCTGAATCCTGTTCCCATCTGCAGCTGAggccagtctgggacttccctaGTGCCTGCCCACAGTGTCAGTGGTGACAGCAAGGTAACTGCCATCGGGGGAGGTGGGTTCCATATTgatttgtatatatttgtacatacttaattttattgttattattttcattaaggctgccttagttttcttttccaatccatGAGTTTCCCTTATTCCCCTTCTGTTCCTCTTTGGGAAGAGAATCAGTCATTTTGTGtagtggctggcccagccctaacccttgagaGAGTCCTGGGAGGTAAAATCTCTGACCATGTGCATAGAGAGCTACTGTCTGAGGTCCTGCCCATTGATGTTTCTTCCTCCAGCTCCACGCCACCAGCAGGCTGAAACATCAAACACCTGGGAAGCCTGCCAGTCTGTCACTGGAAATGATCCCCAACCAGCTGAGGGTCACCTCTCCAATATCCAGGCAGGAAGAAGAGACAATGGATAGCAGGACTGTCTGTGAGCAGGACAAAGACTGTAGCACTTCGGGGTATGGCCAGGTGCTGAAGTCGGAGCCCTCTTTCCAGACTGACTCTCTCTTGCCTTCCCCCAGTGCATCTCTGATTTCACAGCTCCTCAACCACCCAATGGCTGGCAGGAGCCTGGATCCCAccatccttttcccttcctctctggCAGTGGCCCTGCCTCAGGACTACAATTGTGatgcctctgctggaggagaagcacaagccctggctTTCCCCAGGACCCATACCTCAGCTCCTGTGCCCTGTGATGGTGAAATGGACCAGGTCTCCAGCCAGCACCTACAGGACCAGCTCTCTGATCAGCATCTGCGAGCCAAGCGGGCGAGGGTGGAGAGCATCATCCAAGGCATGAGCCTCCCACCAACCCCTCAGGCATTTGGCATCAGCCTGGAGGCAGCTTTTGGGCCTGAGAGAGAGATGGGTGGTGAGATGCCCCGGGAAagcaagaggaagctgaggctgccccagcagggcacaggggcagccaGTCAAGTGGCCCCTACAGGGAGCAGCCACCATGctgagggctgccagcagctgaaggagcagctctgcgTTTTagaacagcagctgaggaggctTCAGGAGAAGTTCTCCCAGGTCTATGAGGCTAGGGATGCTGCTGGAACGCAGGAAGGTGCTGAGAAAGTACATCCACTGCCTGGAAAGCCTGGAGACAAACTGGATAAGGACAGTGCCACCAGTGACCCACAAAAAGCACCTCTCTGGAGGAGTGTCCTGGAGGTGTGTGGGCCAGAGGAGGATGAAGACAGAGGTGACACAGGcagcctgccctctgcagagatGGTCCTCTCACAGGCTCTGAAGCAGGAGCTGTCTAGGGTGGTGTCCCGAGTGGTGGACACTGTTCTGAAGACCGTCTGGCCAAAGGCAGCCagtcacctcctgcagcagcaccacagcctcctGGTGCCAGGGCCAGATGCCAGGAGAGAGTATTTTGCTGCTGGGAAGTGCAGAAAGCCACTTGCTAAGCCATCTGCCATGAATGCACCAGGCACACTGGGCTCAACCCAGGCTGAAGCCCTGCCAGGAGCTTTGGGGAAGAGCCTAGACTCTCATGCTGACTCCTTCAGCTCAAAGGGGGTCAGAAAATCCTCTCAGGTACCCAGCATGGGTTATTCGCTGGGCTCGACTGTCCCCATCCAAGGCAGCCATCtgctgagccagctgctgggctacagccagcacagcctctggagCAGTGGCTCTTGTgggagcccctctgctccagagagGGGTCCTCCAGAGCCCCTTGACTTGCACTGGGGAACTGTCAAACTGAGGTCATCAGGTgtgagacagcagcagcagcagcccctgcccctcagccctgctgacatggagagcctggcactgctgccagctggcagggatggccacagggagctgcaggctgccattGACAGGGCGCCTTTTGCCTCCACCCATATATCCTTTGGGAGTAGCTGGAGCGGTCCCTGGGCTTGGCTGGAACTAGGAGGGGTCCTTCCGTTTGGAtgtgctcctcttcctctggagCCACAGACCGGGCACCTGCTGGTCTCCCTGAGGCCAGTGTCTCTGCAGTTACACAGGAGGCTAAAAAGGGGTGAGCAGGAAAGGTGTCCTGAGCAGTggaggagcactgctgctcctcagggttGGTTAGATGCTGTACCATAGCTGGGGATAGAAGTCAGGAGCTCCTGAACCTGGTCTTAGGCCATCCAGGTGGTCCTGTCACCCTATGCCAGGAAGAGATGTCTCATGGAAacccctgttcctgctggcctggGACGTGTTGTGGGGAGCACAGCTTCCCCAGGGATGCCAAAGGggaaagccagcagctgcccagccaggcGTAAGCCCACTCCACACTGCCAGCAAGCCACAGGGAGGGGTTATCATGGGCATTGGGCAGATGTATGCCAGGGCCAGTGCCCAGGGATGCGTGGAGTgggttgggctgctgcctgcaggctttcCTTGACCATTAGGCAGATGCAGGAGGCACTGACCCCCAGCCACCTGAAGAAGGCCAAGCTGATGTTTTTCTTCACCCGCTaccccagctccactctgctgaagACCTACTTCCTTGATGTGCAGGTAACATGGCACTGGTATTTGCCAGGGCTCCCATGTGGAATGATGCCCAGCCTGCCTTGCTGGActtgctggcaggagcagggggatggcatcccctgcagcactggctgCCCGGGAGCAGACCTGGGCTGCCAGGTCTTGGCTGTGTGCACTCGAGGTGCTGGGATTAAAGCACATCACAAGTGTGCCTCTCCTCTGTGGGGTTGCTGGGATCTGAATCTCAGTGAGGGAGAGGCACTGTGGGCACCCCCCTGTCACAGGCCTGCCTTGTGCTTTGGCAcacccggggcagggc
Proteins encoded in this region:
- the PROX2 gene encoding prospero homeobox protein 2, whose amino-acid sequence is MIPNQLRVTSPISRQEEETMDSRTVCEQDKDCSTSGYGQVLKSEPSFQTDSLLPSPSASLISQLLNHPMAGRSLDPTILFPSSLAVALPQDYNCDASAGGEAQALAFPRTHTSAPVPCDGEMDQVSSQHLQDQLSDQHLRAKRARVESIIQGMSLPPTPQAFGISLEAAFGPEREMGGEMPRESKRKLRLPQQGTGAASQVAPTGSSHHAEGCQQLKEQLCVLEQQLRRLQEKFSQVYEARDAAGTQEGAEKVHPLPGKPGDKLDKDSATSDPQKAPLWRSVLEVCGPEEDEDRGDTGSLPSAEMVLSQALKQELSRVVSRVVDTVLKTVWPKAASHLLQQHHSLLVPGPDARREYFAAGKCRKPLAKPSAMNAPGTLGSTQAEALPGALGKSLDSHADSFSSKGVRKSSQVPSMGYSLGSTVPIQGSHLLSQLLGYSQHSLWSSGSCGSPSAPERGPPEPLDLHWGTVKLRSSGVRQQQQQPLPLSPADMESLALLPAGRDGHRELQAAIDRAPFASTHIQEALTPSHLKKAKLMFFFTRYPSSTLLKTYFLDVQFNRYITSQLIKWFSNFREFYYIQVEKFARQALLEGVVDAGTLEVSRDSELFRALNMHYNKGNDFEVPGRFLEVASLTLREFFSAIKAGKDADPSWKKPIYKIISRLDSDIPEGFKATGCSQELLCS